The following coding sequences are from one Mycolicibacterium aichiense window:
- a CDS encoding dihydrodipicolinate reductase, whose protein sequence is MTYRVVQWGTGAVGVEAIRGILDHPELELVGVKVYSEAKAGTDAGVLAGRNPVGVTAEVDVDTAAADAVLYAPRHPSVDDAVAILASGANLITTAFAFHPARMAPADRERLQRACAEGGSSLHGTGLNPGNLGVVIPLALAGMSRTVEHVTVQERADWSVYDSTEITFDQMKFGSPINEVDAHTDGLRFTSHLFREQVWLLGDALNLGVDEVTTELEVIPASADRDVCGRTLRAGTVAGQHWQWTGLRKGVPVIEVETLWTVGEPQPKHWPAPRHGWTVTIEGTPSMQAHLMTLASFRRDVPLEEHVRSASVATAMQAVNAVGAVCDAPAGFVTMADLPLSLYRGAR, encoded by the coding sequence ATGACCTACCGCGTGGTGCAATGGGGCACCGGGGCGGTGGGGGTCGAAGCCATCCGCGGCATCCTGGACCATCCCGAACTGGAATTGGTTGGCGTCAAGGTCTATTCGGAGGCCAAGGCCGGAACTGACGCCGGCGTCTTGGCCGGGCGGAACCCGGTCGGCGTCACCGCGGAGGTCGATGTCGACACCGCCGCGGCAGATGCTGTTCTGTACGCGCCGCGACACCCATCGGTGGACGACGCGGTCGCGATCCTGGCATCCGGTGCCAATCTGATCACCACCGCCTTTGCGTTCCACCCTGCGCGGATGGCACCCGCCGATCGCGAACGGCTACAGCGGGCCTGCGCAGAAGGCGGAAGTTCGCTGCACGGCACCGGATTGAACCCCGGCAACCTCGGTGTGGTGATTCCGTTGGCGCTGGCCGGTATGTCGCGGACCGTCGAGCACGTCACAGTGCAGGAACGGGCCGACTGGTCGGTGTACGACAGCACCGAGATCACGTTCGACCAGATGAAGTTCGGCAGTCCGATCAACGAGGTGGACGCCCACACCGACGGGCTTCGTTTCACCAGTCATCTTTTCCGGGAACAAGTTTGGCTGCTCGGTGATGCGCTGAATCTGGGTGTCGACGAAGTCACCACCGAACTGGAAGTGATTCCGGCCAGTGCTGACCGCGATGTATGCGGGCGGACCCTGCGCGCCGGCACCGTCGCCGGTCAGCACTGGCAATGGACCGGCCTGCGCAAGGGAGTTCCGGTCATCGAGGTGGAAACGCTGTGGACAGTCGGCGAACCGCAGCCGAAGCATTGGCCGGCGCCCCGGCACGGGTGGACCGTCACCATCGAAGGAACCCCGTCGATGCAGGCACACCTGATGACACTGGCCAGTTTTCGTCGCGACGTTCCACTAGAAGAGCATGTTCGGTCAGCCAGCGTGGCCACCGCGATGCAGGCGGTCAACGCTGTCGGTGCTGTGTGCGACGCCCCGGCGGGATTCGTCACGATGGCAGACCTGCCGTTGAGTCTTTACCGAGGCGCTCGCTGA